The sequence ATCAAATATAAACTTTGCGACTCCAAAAATTAATAAATTTATGTGTATTTGGAATATATGATCCTGCTATCTATTTAACTATTAAATTAGTGTGGCAATTTATATATTACTGTTTAATTTAAGTTCATGTTATAGATGTTGAAATTAATGCAGTATTTTCATGTGAATATCTAAAATACAGGTCTTCTTATTAATTATAATTTAACATAAAGTATAAATCCTGCCTGTAATGGACATGAGTGTTTTAGAATAGTAAATAAACTTTTTTTAATTCTATTTTAAAAAATAACTTTAAGGGCTAGAGTTTTTTTATTAATGAAAAATTTAAAAATTAATTAAATTTTAAAGAGAAAAAGATTTCTCTTTAAAGAGAGGTTTTATAAGGATTTTTAGATTTTATTTGCTGAGCTGTATTTCAATGGCTGAAACGTTACTGTTTGATCCTTCCATGCTTGATACTTCTTCTGTGCTGATATCTATAGCTCCTACTTCTGCATCGGTTATAAATCTATTTCTTACAATTTCGGCAACATCAACTGCCCTACTTATGGCTCTTCCTCTGGCCTTTAACATAACCGATGGAACGCCACCATTCATTTGAGTTACTACAGCTAGAACATAGTTCATTACAGGTTTATTTCCAATGTATACAATATTTTCTTCTGACATCTTTTTAACCTCCATTTTTGGGGCCGCCGAACACTTTGTGTTCGGGCCCTCGAATGCGTAGCATTCGGGGCCGAGGAAACTATGTTTCCACAGGCCTTCGAAAATCATAGATTTTCAAAAGGTTCAGAAAATCCTCAAAAAATTCATAGAATTTTTTGGGAGCCCTCGAAAACTCCGTTTTCGGGGCCGGGGAAATTTAGTTTCCTCCGGTTAGAAAATACTATGTATTTTCTAAAATCTCAAGAGATTTTCTTCAACCTCTAATAAAAAAAACTTCAAGTATTACCTTATTTGGATTTAATATTATATACAGTTATGTATTTAAGATTCATATTGTGGGGTTAATAACAGATTAAAAAGTAATCGATGCAGATATACAGAATGTTAGGATTAATCTTTAGTTCTAAATCTTTTAAATGTTTTTTAGTAGGGAGAATATACCTTGAAATATTAATTAAATTTATATTTTCATGTTTTTATGTCCTTCTAATTTGTAGATTTAATTGAAAATAGTTAATTAATCTTTTTATCTTAAAATATAATTATTCAACTTCTAAATCCTAAATAAACTTTAAAAATAATCTTTTAAATTATAATAAAAAATAATGGAGTTAATACAAAAAGCAAATTATATGGAAATTGGGCTATTGAATATTAAAAATTCAATTTCTGCAGTGCAGGCCTTAAATCTATATTAATATATTTTTCTAAACCTGCTATCATGTCCTTTGCTTCTTTCATTCTTTGTACAAGTTCCATTATCTCTGCAGGCTCTAGATAGTCCCATAAAGAGCTGTCATTTTTTAATTTAACTATGATGTTCCACCAATTTACTACGGTATTTTTCATATCTATCACCTCGAAATTTTGATTAAAATAAACAGAAATATTAGTATAATGTGAATAATTTGAAGCGGTGTAATTAGTACAGATAGTTATAAATCAGTAATATACTAACATATTGTATCTAAATCATTAATAAGCTTTTCTATACATTTATAATAGTATTACATTCTCTAGATATTTGTTATTACTTTAATTAAAGTATTTGACCTTTTAAATTAATTTTATTACATTTCAAAATTGTGACAAAGATTTAAAGCATATTTAAAGAAAAATAGCTGGTTTTTTGTTTTATTTTGATAACGATGGGGTTCGAAAATTATATCTCGTAATGGATTATAACTAAATACTGATTTTTTAAACCTTAATAACATATTAATGGTTGATTTAAATGAAAACTTTGATGAATTAATTAAAATATATGAAATTGACAAATAGAATCATTTAAAGAATGCTATAATAAATAAAGAGGATATTAGGCTTGATTTTATACAATAACCTGTATAAATTGATATTAATATAATTTTATTTTATAAAATTAGTTATTTAACTTTGAATATAGTTACAATTCTTTTTGGATTTTAATTAATTGAATATGTTTGTCAGTTTTTTTTAAGTCTTCTTTAACTTTATTATCCAGGACTTTTTTGTGTTTAATTAATTTTAAAATTTTGTTGTGCATTTCTTTATTTTTCTTGTCCATGTATTCAAGTTCTTTTTTGTAAGTTTCTAATGTATGTTCAATATTATCTAAGTAATGAATATCTGCTTTTTTTTGTTCTTTAAATGTTTTCAATGTGTTTTCTATTATGTCTAGATAGCCTTTCCCTATGCTTTCTGGCTTTTTAATTGACTTTTCAACTCTTTGTTTATTATTCATTTTTTGATCAGACATAATACTATTTTTGTAAATAATAATATTAAAAATTTTGTACTTTTGTTTCCCTAATTTCTGAATTTATTTTAAAAGAAAGTTGAGTACTTAGAAAGAATATATTTTGTTAATACATATTTAAATAATGTTTTTGATTTAATTGACCTAATTTTACACTAATTTGATTTAATTATTCAATTTTAAGGATAATGATGACATATTAGATGTGCATTATCTATTTTTTGATTTTTAAATTTTATTTTACTATCTGCTCTAATTAAACCTTTAATTTATATAGATGTAACTCTAATCATAGTATAATACAAATAATTATATATTTTAATAATTTTAAAATTATATTAAATTAAATGAAGGGTTTTAAATGTGTATAAAAGTTTTATTAGTTGAAGATGAAGTAATCACAGCTTTAGATATTAAGATATCACTAGAAAAGCTAGGATTTGAAGTACTTTCCATTGAAGATACTGGAAAAGATGCTATCAACAGGATAAAAAAGTTAAAACCAGATCTAATTTTAATGGACATAGTACTTAAAGGAGAACTGGATGGTATAGAAACTACAAAATTAATTAAAAAGCGCTTTGATGTTCCAGTAGTATATTTAACTGCTTATTCTGATAAAAAAACATTTGAAAGGGCCAAATTAACTGAACCATATGGTTTTATTGTAAAACCAGCCGGTATTTATGAACTAAAATGTAACATAGAAAATGCTTTTTATAAATACAAATTAGAAAAAAAGTTAAAAAAACAGGCTGATTTGCTTAATCTCACTCATGATGCTATAATTGTCCATGATATGATGGATAAAATTACTTTTTGGAATAAAGGTGCTGAAGAAAGGTATGGCTGGCATGAGGAAGAAGTTTTGGGTGAAGTTACTCATGACTTACTTAAAACTGAATTTCCAGATTCATTAAATGAAACCTGTGAACGTTTTCTTTCTAAAGGTTACTGGGAAGGTGAATTAATTCATACAAAACGCAGTGGTGAAAAGATTATAGTTTCCAGTAGGTGGGCATTACAGAAGGATGAAAATAATATCCCAATTGGTTTTATGGAAATTAACAGCGATATTACAGAGCGTAAAAGGGCTGAAGAATCATTAAGGGAAGCAAATGATAAACTGGAACTAAAGGTTCAGAAAAGAACAGCTGAATTGAATATTCTTGTAGATGAACTGAAACGCTCCAATGACGAACTGAAACAGTTTGCCTATGTCACTTCCCATGACCTTCAGGAACCACTTAGAACAATAGCTAGTTTTACACAACTTTTAAAGCGGCGATATAAGCATAAATTAGATGAAGATGCAGATGAATTTATAAATTATATTGTAGATGGTGCAAATCGGATGCAAACAATGATTAAAGCACTGTTAGATTATTCAAGGGTCAATACAAGAAATAATGAATTTAAACTCTCGGATTTCGAAGAAATTTTAAATCAAACATTAAATAGTTTGAAAATAGCTATTGATGAAAGTAATGCAGTAATTACAATAGATCCACTCCCTACGGTGATGGTAGATGATAAACAAATGATCCAGCTTTTCCAGAACCTTATAAGTAATGCAATTAAATTTCGTAAAAAACAAGGAGAAATGAAAGTTCATATTTCTTGTAAAAAAGTAAGTAATAACTATATATTTTCAGTTGCTGATAATGGAATAGGCATAGAACCGCAGTTTAGAGATCGTATATTTGAAGTATTCCAGAGATTGCATACTCGAGATGAATATTCTGGGACTGGAATTGGACTTGCAGTTTGTAAAAAAATTGTTGAACGTCATGGGGGACAAATATGGGTTGAATCAGAATTCGGAAACGGTTCGACATTTTATTTTACCATTAGATCTAACAATTAATTAAATTTATTTTCATTAATTTTTAGGGCGGTTTTAAGTTTTAAAACGTAAACTTTGTCTTGGTATGATTAATTGAGGGGTTTATTATTGATTTATTTAAGTATGTTATAGCGCGATGTTACATAATTAGATACTTTTTAATACAAATAATTGTAAAAGTATTACTTAGAGGTGTAGGGGTGATAACGTGAAAGAGGAAATGATGATGGGAAAAATGAAAGAAATGATGATGATGGAAAAGATGATGAAAAAAAAGATGATGACTAAAGAAATAATGGAACAGCTCTCTGAACAGGATAAAAGGAAACTTTTAGCCATGAAAATAGACCTTAAGATTACCATGATTGAACAGAAACTTGAGATGATGGAACGCAAAAAGAGGCTCATGGCTTCTAAATTAGATATGAAAAACTCTATGATAGAAAAGAAACTTGAAATAATGAAAGCAGTTAAAGAAATGTTAAAATAAAACTTAGTTTTATGGACTAATAAAGTATTTAATGACTTTATTGGTCTTTTAACTATTTATTATCAGTATAGTATCATACATTGACTTTTTAAATTATAATTTTGATACCATAAAATAAAAAAATGGTGGATTAGAGATGTTTTTATATGTTGTATCTATAAATTTGAAAATTATAGACATACCATGGATCCGTTAAAAATTGTAATTTTTGCAATGCCGGGCCTAAATGGATACGAATATATCTATCCAGTCCAACTATCTTTTCTTTTGCTTCAGTTACTCTCTGTAGGATTTCTACTATTTCTGCAGGTTCTAGATAATCCCATGTGGATTTATCGTGGCTGATTTTGTTTATAATATTCCACCAATTAACTGATTTTTTACTCACATCATCAACCTCCATAAATTTTGATAAAAATAATAAGATCGTTGTTAGAGGGGACTGTAATGTGTTAATAATAACTGAATATATCGAAGTTATAATAAGGTATAGAATATAATTATTAATATTGGTTTTAATGTCTTATATTTTTTCCTGTTAATCCAGTACATGCAAAGTCACCTGAATTAAAAAAGCATTAAATTTTTGTTAAAATAATCTATAAGTTAAGGCGATAACATCAAAAATTTTAGGGGATCAATTAGTTTAAATTAAAATGGGGAACCTAAAAGTTAATATTAAACTTTAAAAATGTTATTTTATTTTATATCACTCATTTCTATTGCTTTTACGACTAAATGGTGGTATGTAGTAAATGGACAGTTAAAAATAGTATTCAAATAATAATTAACTATCAAATTAAATTACAGCACCTTATTTATAATTATCTAACAAAAATTAGATAGGTGCTATTAAATTATCATTAATTAAGTTCTCTAAGTTATTTATTTTATAATAATACTCACTGAAATCCATTACATGCCGGTTGATAAATTCTTCTAATTCCTTTTTATCTTCAGGAACTTTTCTACTTGGAAATGTTATAATCATTTCAATGATAATTTCTTTTTTATTTTCAATATTAAATTCACCTTTACAATCATATTCTAAATACATTTCATATTCATTTAATTTTTCATACATACCTTCCAGAAATTCTTCCTTTAATTCGTTATCTGTAAATCTGAATTTAATTGGAGTAATTAAGTTACTACCACTTTCTAATATTTTAAATTCTTTAAACTCCAACATATTATTTACCTCAAATAGTAAGTAAAAGCCTGTACTATTATTTAAATTAGTTTAAATTTTGAAATAGCGGTGTTATTCTATATTTAAAAATTAAGAATTCCAGCTATGATCTCAATACAGTCAATACTAAAAAATTTTTAAACATTCATGTCAGGGTGTGTGTGAATTAATGTAATTTCACGTGTAATAGTTGATAAATACATGTTTTTAATTCTTATATCCAATTATAATTTAACTAAAGTATAAATTCATGCATAGACATGAGTGTTTTTAAAACTCATTTTACTTTTATTAATTTTTTATA is a genomic window of Methanobacterium veterum containing:
- the albA gene encoding DNA-binding protein Alba, which produces MSEENIVYIGNKPVMNYVLAVVTQMNGGVPSVMLKARGRAISRAVDVAEIVRNRFITDAEVGAIDISTEEVSSMEGSNSNVSAIEIQLSK
- a CDS encoding ATP-binding protein; the protein is MCIKVLLVEDEVITALDIKISLEKLGFEVLSIEDTGKDAINRIKKLKPDLILMDIVLKGELDGIETTKLIKKRFDVPVVYLTAYSDKKTFERAKLTEPYGFIVKPAGIYELKCNIENAFYKYKLEKKLKKQADLLNLTHDAIIVHDMMDKITFWNKGAEERYGWHEEEVLGEVTHDLLKTEFPDSLNETCERFLSKGYWEGELIHTKRSGEKIIVSSRWALQKDENNIPIGFMEINSDITERKRAEESLREANDKLELKVQKRTAELNILVDELKRSNDELKQFAYVTSHDLQEPLRTIASFTQLLKRRYKHKLDEDADEFINYIVDGANRMQTMIKALLDYSRVNTRNNEFKLSDFEEILNQTLNSLKIAIDESNAVITIDPLPTVMVDDKQMIQLFQNLISNAIKFRKKQGEMKVHISCKKVSNNYIFSVADNGIGIEPQFRDRIFEVFQRLHTRDEYSGTGIGLAVCKKIVERHGGQIWVESEFGNGSTFYFTIRSNN